CAAAGACATAAACAACGCAGATGGACACTCTATAATTAAGTCGCCGGCTTCGAGATGGTGAGTAAGCAGTACATCGTCTAAAAACTCAATAAATTCTTCATGTAGCATTTCAGGACCAAATACATTGACGCTCAGCGCCATTTTTATTCCTTCCATTTTCAATGCCATTGCAATTTCAGCTGCTCGTTCAATCACGAATTGCGCTACAGGTAGGGCTAACCCCGCAATACGAATATCATCAATAAACTTACCTGCAGCTAAAATACCCTGCTTTGGATGTTGCCAACGCAAAAGTAGCTCTAAAAACTCAATACCATTATCGCTGTGACGGATGACTGGTTGAAAGTAAAGCTCAAGCTGCTCTCTAAAGTCATGATGGGTCAACTCTGCTAAACGTGCTTGCTGCTCTTGTTTCACCGTTTGCATGCTATTCTGATATTCTGTCACCACCTTTTTAGGCTCAGAATCAAGGGCTAAAAATGCGCAAGTAATGGCATTATCAAAGTCACTGACTTTATCAGCGAAAGAAACATAACTTGCCCGAGCTTTTATTTCGATCGTGCAATGACCTACATTAAACGGTTTTAACGTGGTTTGTACTATGGCACCTATTACTTGCTCATGAAGATGTTGTTGATGGGCTAAAGAACACAAGAAAACAAAGTGCAACCCCCCTAAATGCGCAAGCTTTGAAAGCTCGTCCTCTTCCTCTATGTTTAAAATATCGTCACTTTGCAGTTGCTGCTTAATTCGATTTGCTGATTGCGCGAGCAATAAATCCCCATACTCTCTACCTAAGTGGAAATTAACCTGTTCAAATCCTTCAAGACGGATCATTACTAACACCATAGGAGAAGTATCCTGCTCAGTATGAGCATAGTAAGCATCTCTCAGTGCATTTCTAGGAGGTAAGCCTAAGACGTCTTGCTTTCTTAAAGCATTGTGTTCAGGTAATACTGAGAGATTATTTTGACTAGGCTTCAAAGAAAACTCAAAAAGCTGTGCAATATAAACCAAAAGCAGAGGGAGTAATGTCAGCTGAATTGGCCAATACCCGACTATGTTCCCTCCCAATAATGCTAAGTACCCTGAAGCCGCAACAAACGACACCATAAGTAGAGGTTTAGAACCTAGTTTTAGCGCTAGGTAGAGATGGCCGAATAACACCAGAGAGATTGCATAAGTTGCCCACATATTGGGGAGTAATGCGGTAAAAGCCACCAGCATAGTGGCAACATGAAGTGCACGAATAGATTGCGCATGGCTGAGAATAATTAAAGCGATACTGCCCATTAACACTAACCCACCTAAAAACGCGGTTAGTAGCGCCAGCTCCCCCTGTTGCAATCCATTGAATACAGGAAAGCTGGTCAATGTGCCTAGCAAGGTCATCACCAACTTTTACCTATAAATTAAATACTTCTTATTGGATCAGTTTACCTGAGATCCACAAATTTGATAGCTCATTTACACCAAATTGATAACTTAATTGCGCTGGTGTAGCAATATCCCACATAGCTAAGTCAGCCCGCATACCCACTTTAAGTATACCTCTATCCGACAAACCAAGTGCTTTCGCCGCATTAACTGTTACACCTTGCAGAGTCTCTTCAGGTGTTAATCTAAATAAGGTGCAGCCCATATTCAGCATCAAACGTAATGAACAAAGTGGTGCAGTGCCAGGATTAAAATCACTGGCTATCGCCATTGGTACGTTATATTGGCGAAGTAGTTCAAGCGGCGGCATCTGAGTTTCTCGCAAGAAATAAAAAGCACCAGGTAATAACACTGCAACCGTTCCGGCATCAGCCATCGCTTTTACACCCGCTTCATCAAGATACTCGATATGATCTGCCGATAAACCTTTAAACTCTGCGACTAGCTCTGTGCCATGTTGATTGGATAATTGTTCAGCATGACATTTTACTGGCAAGCCTAATTGGCGAGACTTCTCAAATACCCGCTTAGTCTGAGCGTAACTAAACCCTACATTTTCACAGAATACATCAACCGCATCTGCCAAGTTCAGCTCAGCCACTTTTGGCAACATGACATCGCATACTAAATCAATGTAAGCATCAGGATCATTTTTAAACTCAGGCGGTAGAGCATGCGCACCTAAGAATGTGCTTTGGATGTCTACTGGGTGATTGTCATTTAACACTTTATTGACTTCGAGTAATTTGATTTCAGTATCTAGATCTAAGCCATATCCCGACTTACTTTCGACCGTAGTTACACCTTCACTCAATAAGCTATTTAAGCGGTTTTTCCCAGCTACAAACAGAGTTTCTGCATCAGCTTCTCGGGTCGCTCGTACTGTGCTCGCTATACCACCGCCCTGCTGCGCAATCTCTTGATAAGATACGCCATTTAAACGCTGTTCAAATTCGCCAGCACGATTACCTGCAAACAGAATATGCGTATGGCAATCTATCAAACCCGGCGTTAACCACTGTCCTTTTGCGTTAATAACTGGTGTCGATAAGGCATCAAACTCAGGCAAATCATTTAACTTACCTAACCAAGCAATTTTATCGTCTTTAATCATTAATGCGCCTTGCTCAATAGCACCGTAAGGGGCATCTACATTACTATCCATGGTTGCCAAATTGACATCGGTGATCACTAAATCTGCTTCAAACATCACTGCCTCATTTGAGTTTGTTTAATTGCCTATAAGCCTATCATGCAAACTTGTATATACAAGAAATCTGTGCCATTTTTAATAGCATATACTCTCCATTTAGTGATCAAGTATGGCCAACGAACCTAAATTTGCATTAATAAAAAAGCATATCACCGACCAAATTAGTGCCGGTATTTGGAAAGAGGACCAACGCGTTCCTTCTGAAAACGAACTTGCTGAGCAATTTAGTGTGAGCCGTATGACCGCCAGACGCGCCCTAAGTGAACTGACCGACAATGGTGTGCTAACAAGGAGTCAAGGTCTGGGCACATTTGTAGCCAGCTTAAAGTCACAATCTTCAATGCTTGAGATAAAAAATATCGCCGATGAAGTAAAAGAACGAAATGGTGAGTACAGTGCAGAAATAATTGCTCTAGAAGAAATTGCCGCCATGGCACCCATTGCTATTGCGCTCGGTGTTGATATAGACAGTAAAGTTTATCGAAGTGTCATCATACATCACGAAAATGGGCTAGCACTGCAAGCTGAAGAGCGTTTTGTCGCCCCAGCTCTTGCGCCTGACTACCTAGTGCAAGATTTTACACAAATCACACCACATGAATACCTTTCAGCAGTCGCGCCACTGACTGAAGCAAAACACACCATTGAAGCCATTATGCCAAATCAAGATGTTTGCCAGTGGCTCGGCTTATATAACGAAGAGCCTTGCTTACAAATGATCAGAAGAACCTGGAGTGCGAATGGTATTGTCAGCTTTACTCGGCTCATTTCACCGGGTAGTAAATACCGCCTAGGCGGTCATCTCACCTTTAAGAAAAGGGTGAGATAGCGCACATTCAAATCTCTGCTTGATAGCCAAAACCCAAGGCTTCAATGGCTGAACCATCAATCACTCTTGCACCGGCGATATCACTTGCAAATGAAGGGGGCTGTGTGCCTAACTTAGCGCATCTCTGCTGGTAATAATCTAGACGAGTTGGGTGATTAGGGTGACAAACATTATAAACCGTATTAGCTTTCTCCCAATTCAGTATTACCGCCTCAATCGCAGCAACAACATCGGCTTGATGCACCATATTAACAACTGCTTGACTGCTACTTTTTAGAGTTTTACCAGCAACAAACTGTCCTGGCTCTCGGTTAGGTCCAACCAATCCCGCCAAGCGTAAAACCTTCCCCTTGGCACCAAATACCATTTGTTCAGCTTGCAATAATATCTTTTTACGAGCTGTTTCACTGTCTAATTCACCACTTTCGGTATAAGTACCATCTAGCTCTGAATACACACCTGTACTCGAGCATAACAAGAACCCTTTACACGCTAATTCATCAGAAAGCCTTAACGCAGCAGATAAAGTTTCAAGATAATTGCTGTCAGCATGACGTGCTCTCGGAGGAATAGCGCACACCCAATAGGCATCTTGTAAATCTACAGAATGAGTTAGCTCTCCTGCTTGCAATGTAAATTGTCGAATAATTGCACTACCAGAATTTGGGCTTCGACTGGTGCCCTGCACTTGCCAATTTGCCTGTTTGGTTTTCTCAATTAATGCGCTACCCAGCCAACCAGCACCCAAAACAACTAGCTTCATCTCATACCTCTGTATTAATTTTAAACCGCAAAGTATTATTATAGGAACAAAATAACGTCAATCTAATGTTAACTGTGGTCAAAGCGACTCAGATATGATTTGATTGTGTAGTGCGGTTACCAATAAAAAGAATATATCATGCTTAACAACTTATCCCTCAGGAGAAAAATACTCCTACTTATCGGTGGTACAATTTCAGTACTACTTATTATTGCCTCCAGCTACTTTGTAAATCATTTAGCAACTATTTCACGCAACAGCGTGGAGCGTGAAGCTCAAAGCTATATTTATGCTGAAAAACTATCGATGGAATCATTTTTCGCCCAATACGGTGAACTAGTCAGCACCTTTGCACAAAGCGCACATGTGGTAGATTTTTTCGAACAATACACCGAGCGCGAAGCAGACCTATCAACTCAACCAGGTTATGACTTAGTAAATCGAGATTTTGATAGACTAACGGCAAATAACGACAATGTACTATCAACTTTTTTTGCTTCTGCTATCACAGGTGAATACTTCAAAGAAAACGAACGCACTTCTCACTTCTCTGATGGTCGCCCATATTTTGCTTATAAACGAGGATGGTGGCCTGAAGCCATGGCGATTGGTAAGTTGCATGTGAGCCCAGTTTCAGTCGATGCAAACACCGGCGATGTGTCTGCAGTGATCAAGCTACCCGTCTATAACTCATCACGTAAATTATTAGGTATCGCAGGTATTGATTTGCAGATGGAACAAATCAACCAATTGGTTGAGCAGATCCGCTTCCAAGGCCAAGGTTACGGCTTCTTACTAGATAACAACTTAAACGTTGTTCATTTATCAAAGCAAACTG
The Pseudoalteromonas phenolica genome window above contains:
- a CDS encoding GGDEF domain-containing phosphodiesterase, with the protein product MTLLGTLTSFPVFNGLQQGELALLTAFLGGLVLMGSIALIILSHAQSIRALHVATMLVAFTALLPNMWATYAISLVLFGHLYLALKLGSKPLLMVSFVAASGYLALLGGNIVGYWPIQLTLLPLLLVYIAQLFEFSLKPSQNNLSVLPEHNALRKQDVLGLPPRNALRDAYYAHTEQDTSPMVLVMIRLEGFEQVNFHLGREYGDLLLAQSANRIKQQLQSDDILNIEEEDELSKLAHLGGLHFVFLCSLAHQQHLHEQVIGAIVQTTLKPFNVGHCTIEIKARASYVSFADKVSDFDNAITCAFLALDSEPKKVVTEYQNSMQTVKQEQQARLAELTHHDFREQLELYFQPVIRHSDNGIEFLELLLRWQHPKQGILAAGKFIDDIRIAGLALPVAQFVIERAAEIAMALKMEGIKMALSVNVFGPEMLHEEFIEFLDDVLLTHHLEAGDLIIECPSALFMSLDAQGVAMIARLRSIGVRLCVDGFGEAPLVLAKLPKLTVDYVKVGHSLTRDHQHQGALRGIVRGLVDMQHQLDCAVICEGVESLEQLNFAQSLNTFAAQGYYFERPLSSVGMLTWVKQYQIEHHHFADHKKG
- the hutI gene encoding imidazolonepropionase, whose translation is MFEADLVITDVNLATMDSNVDAPYGAIEQGALMIKDDKIAWLGKLNDLPEFDALSTPVINAKGQWLTPGLIDCHTHILFAGNRAGEFEQRLNGVSYQEIAQQGGGIASTVRATREADAETLFVAGKNRLNSLLSEGVTTVESKSGYGLDLDTEIKLLEVNKVLNDNHPVDIQSTFLGAHALPPEFKNDPDAYIDLVCDVMLPKVAELNLADAVDVFCENVGFSYAQTKRVFEKSRQLGLPVKCHAEQLSNQHGTELVAEFKGLSADHIEYLDEAGVKAMADAGTVAVLLPGAFYFLRETQMPPLELLRQYNVPMAIASDFNPGTAPLCSLRLMLNMGCTLFRLTPEETLQGVTVNAAKALGLSDRGILKVGMRADLAMWDIATPAQLSYQFGVNELSNLWISGKLIQ
- the hutC gene encoding histidine utilization repressor, translated to MANEPKFALIKKHITDQISAGIWKEDQRVPSENELAEQFSVSRMTARRALSELTDNGVLTRSQGLGTFVASLKSQSSMLEIKNIADEVKERNGEYSAEIIALEEIAAMAPIAIALGVDIDSKVYRSVIIHHENGLALQAEERFVAPALAPDYLVQDFTQITPHEYLSAVAPLTEAKHTIEAIMPNQDVCQWLGLYNEEPCLQMIRRTWSANGIVSFTRLISPGSKYRLGGHLTFKKRVR
- a CDS encoding NADP-binding protein, with amino-acid sequence MQRYEMKLVVLGAGWLGSALIEKTKQANWQVQGTSRSPNSGSAIIRQFTLQAGELTHSVDLQDAYWVCAIPPRARHADSNYLETLSAALRLSDELACKGFLLCSSTGVYSELDGTYTESGELDSETARKKILLQAEQMVFGAKGKVLRLAGLVGPNREPGQFVAGKTLKSSSQAVVNMVHQADVVAAIEAVILNWEKANTVYNVCHPNHPTRLDYYQQRCAKLGTQPPSFASDIAGARVIDGSAIEALGFGYQAEI